A single Arachnia propionica DNA region contains:
- a CDS encoding response regulator transcription factor: MGVLIVDDEAELADAIATYLQAFGLEAEYVVDGASALAAFDARPPKLVVLDVNLPDVNGFEVCRAMRAKSDVPILFLSARGSDDDQILALGLGGDDYVRKPVSLAVLLAKVRRMLDRLGQPRGFRDDWLVVDDDADRVFVDGVEIKLTAMEHRLLRHLVANRGRVVPKEELFTAVWDSPLTGDATLSVHVRRLRTHIEPDPADPRYVKTVWGRGYVFEGGR, translated from the coding sequence ATGGGCGTGTTGATCGTCGACGACGAAGCTGAGCTGGCCGATGCCATCGCAACATACCTGCAGGCGTTCGGGCTTGAAGCCGAGTACGTCGTCGACGGCGCCTCCGCGTTGGCTGCGTTCGACGCGCGCCCGCCGAAGCTGGTCGTGCTCGATGTGAACCTGCCGGATGTGAACGGTTTCGAGGTGTGCCGCGCAATGCGGGCAAAAAGCGACGTACCGATCCTGTTCCTGTCGGCCCGGGGCAGCGACGACGACCAGATCCTTGCCCTGGGGCTCGGGGGTGATGATTACGTGCGCAAGCCCGTCTCCCTGGCGGTGCTGCTGGCCAAGGTTCGCCGCATGCTGGACCGGCTGGGACAGCCGCGGGGTTTTCGCGACGACTGGCTGGTGGTTGACGACGACGCCGACCGGGTCTTCGTTGATGGGGTCGAGATAAAGCTGACGGCGATGGAGCACCGGCTGCTTCGGCACCTCGTGGCGAATCGTGGGCGGGTCGTACCGAAGGAGGAACTGTTTACCGCGGTCTGGGACTCGCCGCTGACCGGCGATGCCACGCTCAGCGTGCACGTGCGTCGTCTGCGCACCCACATCGAGCCGGATCCGGCCGACCCCCGCTACGTCAAGACGGTGTGGGGGCGTGGCTACGTCTTTGAGGGCGGCCGGTGA
- the rplP gene encoding 50S ribosomal protein L16, with protein sequence MLIPRRVKFRKQHHPKRDGVAKGATKLAFGEYGIQALESSYLTNRQIEAARIAMTRHIKRGGKVWINVYPDRPLTKKPAETRMGSGKGSPEWWVANVKPGRVLFELSGVGEDVAREAMRLAIHKLPFKARFIKREAGEI encoded by the coding sequence ATGCTGATTCCTCGTCGCGTCAAGTTCCGCAAGCAGCACCACCCGAAGCGTGACGGTGTTGCCAAGGGCGCCACGAAGCTCGCCTTCGGTGAGTACGGCATCCAGGCGCTCGAGTCCTCCTACCTGACGAACCGTCAGATCGAGGCCGCTCGTATCGCCATGACCCGTCACATCAAGCGTGGCGGCAAGGTCTGGATCAACGTCTACCCGGACCGTCCCCTGACCAAGAAGCCGGCCGAGACCCGCATGGGTTCCGGCAAGGGTTCGCCCGAGTGGTGGGTGGCCAACGTCAAGCCCGGCCGGGTGCTCTTCGAGCTTTCCGGCGTGGGTGAGGACGTGGCCCGTGAGGCGATGCGCCTCGCCATCCACAAGCTGCCCTTCAAGGCCCGTTTCATCAAACGCGAAGCAGGTGAGATCTGA
- the rpsQ gene encoding 30S ribosomal protein S17 — translation MSETTTQQRGRRKVMQGVVVSDKMDKTIVVLVEDRVKHPLYGKVMTKSSRIKVHDEDNTAGIGDRVRVMETRPLSAQKRWRLVEIIERAK, via the coding sequence ATGTCTGAAACCACCACCCAACAGCGCGGCCGCCGCAAGGTGATGCAGGGCGTCGTCGTCTCGGACAAGATGGACAAGACCATCGTCGTCCTGGTCGAGGATCGCGTGAAGCACCCGCTCTACGGCAAGGTCATGACCAAGTCGTCGCGCATCAAGGTCCACGACGAGGACAACACCGCCGGCATCGGCGATCGCGTTCGCGTCATGGAGACCCGTCCGTTGTCGGCGCAGAAGCGCTGGCGCCTGGTCGAGATCATCGAACGCGCCAAGTGA
- the rpsS gene encoding 30S ribosomal protein S19 → MPRSLKKGPFVDDHLMKKVDAQNEKGTKNVIKTWSRRSMIVPDMLGHTIAVHDGRKHVPVFITENMIGHKLGEFAPTRTFRGHVKEDKKARRH, encoded by the coding sequence ATGCCACGCAGCCTGAAGAAAGGCCCCTTCGTCGACGACCACCTGATGAAGAAGGTGGACGCTCAGAACGAAAAGGGCACCAAGAACGTCATCAAGACCTGGTCGCGCCGCTCGATGATCGTCCCGGACATGCTGGGCCACACCATCGCAGTGCACGACGGCCGCAAGCACGTTCCGGTGTTCATCACCGAGAACATGATCGGTCACAAGCTGGGCGAGTTCGCCCCCACGCGCACCTTCCGGGGGCACGTGAAGGAAGACAAGAAAGCCCGTCGCCACTGA
- the rplV gene encoding 50S ribosomal protein L22 — MSNENGNSARREALLGDRPGSYAIARHVRMSPMKVRRVVNLIRGMDVSEALTALKFAPQAASEPVYKVVASAVANAENTEDLDSRDLYVSKAFVDEGVTLRRIRPRAKGSASRILKRGSHITVVVEPRESKEA; from the coding sequence ATGAGCAACGAAAACGGCAACAGCGCCCGCCGCGAGGCCCTGCTCGGTGATCGTCCCGGCTCCTACGCCATCGCGCGTCACGTCCGGATGAGCCCGATGAAGGTGCGTCGTGTGGTGAATCTGATCCGCGGAATGGACGTCTCCGAGGCACTCACCGCCCTGAAGTTCGCCCCCCAGGCGGCTTCGGAGCCCGTGTACAAGGTGGTGGCCTCGGCCGTCGCCAACGCCGAGAACACCGAGGACCTGGACTCCCGGGACCTGTACGTGTCCAAGGCATTCGTCGACGAGGGCGTGACCCTGCGTCGCATCCGTCCCCGCGCCAAGGGTTCCGCTTCGCGGATCCTGAAACGCGGCTCCCACATCACTGTGGTCGTTGAACCCCGAGAGTCGAAGGAGGCCTGA
- the rpmC gene encoding 50S ribosomal protein L29: MSKALTANELRGLSREQLNAKVVELKEELFGLRFAAATGQLESHGRLREVRKDIARVYTVLQERNLGIVDEPAIQEK; encoded by the coding sequence ATGAGCAAGGCCCTGACCGCCAACGAGCTGCGCGGCCTGTCCCGCGAACAGCTCAACGCCAAGGTGGTGGAGCTGAAGGAGGAGCTGTTCGGCCTCCGGTTCGCCGCCGCCACGGGGCAGCTGGAGTCGCACGGGCGGCTTCGCGAGGTCCGCAAGGACATCGCCCGCGTCTACACCGTGTTGCAGGAACGCAACCTCGGCATCGTCGATGAGCCCGCGATCCAGGAGAAGTGA
- a CDS encoding sensor histidine kinase, translated as MRRFVALLVAPAVLLLGAVAVWLAPAPAAPRFDVVEANDFLAQVRATWPRIEATYPGDWTIVAGGSVVASSGDPIVADLEAARRGAFGFDIVVDGRVVGRAWLGSGQQQQWATAWGSARRLGAGVLGLAGVGAAAWAAWAWARLLRPFRRLEQFAADVGAGRLDAPLRVDRGQAFGAFTSSFDLMRTELAAAREAAAKAEESKRDLVAQLSHDLRTPVATILANAELLALKEGDAVQQQRLDAIAERARLVDSLIDELSAASDDRLDALPVVPEELPTPHIVSLLRAADATGALEPFQLAEAIVFADPKRLAQILDNLLGNAAKYAGTRVVVDSGTTAESWWLRLTDAGPGVRDEEVASLVVKRFRGSNAAGIPGSGLGLYTSAWLAERMGGDLTLANADGCAGFVAQLTLPLA; from the coding sequence GTGAGGCGTTTCGTCGCCCTGCTCGTGGCTCCCGCGGTACTGCTGCTTGGGGCGGTCGCGGTGTGGCTGGCCCCGGCGCCTGCTGCGCCGCGGTTCGACGTCGTGGAGGCCAACGACTTCCTCGCCCAGGTGCGTGCGACCTGGCCCCGCATCGAGGCCACCTACCCCGGTGATTGGACGATCGTCGCGGGCGGCAGCGTGGTGGCAAGCAGCGGCGACCCGATCGTCGCCGACCTCGAGGCCGCCCGGCGGGGAGCGTTCGGGTTCGACATCGTGGTTGATGGCCGTGTCGTGGGTCGTGCGTGGCTGGGCTCCGGGCAGCAGCAGCAATGGGCGACGGCCTGGGGGAGTGCGCGACGTCTCGGGGCCGGTGTGTTGGGGCTGGCCGGGGTGGGTGCCGCCGCCTGGGCCGCTTGGGCGTGGGCGAGGCTGCTGCGACCCTTCCGGCGCCTGGAGCAGTTTGCCGCCGACGTCGGTGCGGGCCGGCTGGATGCGCCTCTCAGAGTGGATCGTGGGCAGGCCTTCGGGGCCTTCACAAGCTCCTTCGACCTGATGCGCACTGAACTCGCGGCCGCCCGCGAGGCCGCTGCCAAGGCGGAGGAGTCCAAACGCGACTTGGTCGCCCAGCTGAGCCACGACCTTCGAACCCCCGTCGCCACGATCCTGGCCAATGCAGAGCTGCTCGCGCTCAAAGAGGGTGACGCGGTCCAGCAGCAGCGGCTCGACGCGATCGCCGAGCGGGCCCGGCTCGTCGACTCCCTCATCGACGAGCTCAGCGCCGCCAGTGACGACCGCCTGGACGCGCTGCCCGTCGTCCCCGAGGAATTGCCGACGCCGCACATCGTGAGTCTGCTTCGTGCGGCCGACGCGACTGGGGCGCTCGAGCCGTTCCAGCTGGCTGAGGCGATCGTCTTCGCCGACCCGAAGCGCCTTGCCCAGATCCTCGACAACCTCCTGGGCAACGCGGCCAAGTACGCGGGTACGCGGGTCGTCGTAGACTCCGGCACCACGGCCGAGTCGTGGTGGCTGCGTCTGACAGACGCCGGTCCCGGCGTGCGCGACGAGGAGGTCGCAAGCCTGGTGGTGAAGCGCTTCCGAGGCTCCAACGCGGCCGGCATCCCGGGGTCGGGCCTTGGGTTGTACACCTCGGCCTGGCTGGCCGAGCGCATGGGGGGCGACCTGACCCTGGCCAACGCCGATGGCTGCGCTGGCTTCGTCGCCCAGCTCACCCTGCCCCTGGCCTAG
- the rpsC gene encoding 30S ribosomal protein S3: MGQKINPNGFRLGITTDHITRWYATKNYADYVAEDVKIRNYLTKSLERAGISSIEIERRSKRVTIFLHAARPGIVIGRNGAEAERVRAELEKLTGKQVQLNILEVKNPEIDAQLVAQGVAEQLGARVAFRRAMRKAQQTAMRAGAKGIRIKCSGRLGGAEMSRSEGYRDGQVPLHTLRADIDYGFYEARTTFGRIGVKVWIYKGDVTGTRAERAAQKAARNSAPTGRQRSGRRPGRGEGRGDRPERGGRRRAEAAQAPAEAAPETSNAGA; the protein is encoded by the coding sequence ATGGGGCAGAAGATCAACCCGAACGGCTTCCGTCTCGGCATCACCACGGATCACATCACCCGCTGGTACGCGACGAAGAACTACGCGGACTACGTGGCCGAGGACGTGAAGATCCGCAACTACCTGACCAAGTCGCTGGAACGCGCCGGAATCTCCTCCATCGAGATCGAGCGCCGTTCCAAGCGGGTCACCATTTTCCTGCACGCCGCGCGCCCCGGGATCGTCATCGGCCGCAACGGCGCCGAGGCGGAGCGGGTACGGGCCGAGCTGGAGAAGCTGACCGGCAAGCAGGTGCAGCTGAACATCCTCGAGGTCAAGAACCCCGAGATCGACGCCCAGCTCGTCGCGCAGGGTGTCGCCGAGCAGCTGGGTGCGCGCGTGGCCTTCCGCCGCGCGATGCGCAAGGCCCAGCAGACGGCGATGCGCGCCGGCGCCAAGGGCATCCGCATCAAGTGCTCCGGGCGTCTCGGCGGGGCCGAGATGTCGCGTTCCGAGGGCTACCGTGACGGCCAGGTGCCGCTGCACACCCTCCGCGCCGACATCGATTACGGCTTCTACGAGGCCCGCACCACCTTCGGGCGGATCGGCGTCAAGGTGTGGATCTACAAGGGCGATGTCACCGGCACTCGCGCCGAACGCGCCGCCCAGAAGGCCGCCCGCAATTCCGCCCCCACCGGTCGTCAGCGTTCGGGCCGCCGCCCGGGACGCGGCGAGGGCCGTGGAGATCGTCCCGAGCGCGGCGGACGCCGTCGCGCCGAAGCAGCCCAGGCCCCGGCCGAGGCTGCTCCCGAAACCTCGAACGCAGGAGCGTGA